AATTAGGGGATTACCAGCTGGCTTTTTTAACGCCAGGAATTTGTCCCTTATATGCAAGTTCTCGGAAACAAATACGGCAAAGTTTGAATTTGCGATATACTGAGTGTGGACGACCACAGCGTTCACAACGTGTATATTCTTGCACTTTAAACTTTTGCTTACGTTGTTGTTTAACGATCATAGATTTTTTAGCCACGTTTTCGCCCTCCTTGTTTAATTACTTTTGGAACGGCATACCGAATTGTGTCAATAACTCGCGAGCTTCTTCGTCAGAGTTCGCTGTCGTTACGATCACGATGTCCATACCGCGTACTTTTGAAACTTTATCGTAATCGATTTCTGGGAAAATTAATTGCTCTTTAACACCAAGAGTGTAGTTACCGC
This DNA window, taken from Lysinibacillus sp. FSL M8-0337, encodes the following:
- a CDS encoding type Z 30S ribosomal protein S14, whose translation is MAKKSMIVKQQRKQKFKVQEYTRCERCGRPHSVYRKFKLCRICFRELAYKGQIPGVKKASW